From a single Nicotiana tomentosiformis chromosome 2, ASM39032v3, whole genome shotgun sequence genomic region:
- the LOC104094724 gene encoding uncharacterized protein isoform X2, with amino-acid sequence MRTRSAEKKSAGKQQIAAEPAAEPAAATKRTPPSRARQVRASGSTFPSPAEEAKASDADGAVQSTPEAKPALGRKTTRRVARKVVKKVPASSRTTPDKTPRSEDAGMAVPEDTVQEKVAEDSKEDPVKEKEAAESKKCVKKGDAEDSKEDHVKVEDAQESKKSIKEEETENSKEVHDKEEDAEDSKEDPVKEEGLQDLKEDAAKEKDTEDLKEDIVKDEDAEVSKEDPVKEKGLQDLKEDATMEKDAQDLKEDIVKEEDIVESKEEAIKEKNVEESKEDVVMGEDAESEEYPAKEEDAEGSKEDAVMEKNVEESKEDLVKEEDAVMEKDAEESKEDLVKEEDAEYSKEYPEKEDDAEGSKEDAMKEKDAEDLKESPVMEEDEEDSKEDPVKEEDAEESKEGPVKEKDAEDLNDAGPTLMYEMDPEEMEESSYNLVGTVQDAGDSVMEDQNGNKEEQTGDIQEEPAKNTLMSLDEVNVGSDMRSLEEICHDVGTSENQGSTTTYVQSQDLIIGNMKSSDKQEHVSTELKIQEGEGSNKAKEGSELMGGKDNNSTPTGDNINANCAEDRMEEDTDKKMKGKDISVDEAGEDKIEAFADQENGEEFVEDGVPEHCEEAETLDDERAQLAAHAKERMKRKELEVFVGGLDRDAVEEDLKRVFQHVGEVIDVRMHREVSTNKNKGYAFVKFATKEQASRALSEMRNPVIRGKRCGTAPSEDNDTLFLGNICNTWTKEAVRQKLKDYGVEGVQSINLVADPKHEGLSRGFAFLEFPCHTDAMTAYKILQRPDVVFGHSERTAKVAFAEPLRDPDPEVMAQVKSVFIDGLPPYWDEDRAREKFKCFGDISRITLARNMSTAKRKDFGFVDFSTHEAAVACVAGINNTELGDGNLKAKVRARLSNPQPKTQAVKGGLSGGFRISRGSMGRGFPRGGHTFGRANFPRGRGFHPRVPGHGGRMGFAEHQFGSPYPPIRGRSNFGRGGRWNFSGAQPVSVDGPMFLDRMRHGDRGQADDAFFRRQQFPVEGLNRPFMGRHFEDRYYHDNTDHGLKRPFPMTDPDPDYSGPSRRPRFDHSESANSLHGDRYRDNFPPGGDHYTRDYYGSDCGRGPYPSFNGGDRPFGRGYGRGYY; translated from the exons ATGAGAACTCGAAGTGCCGAAAAGAAATCTGCCGGAAAACAGCAAATCGCTGCCGAGCCGGCGGCTGAGCCAGCTGCCGCGACGAAGCGTACTCCGCCCTCTAGGGCTAGGCAAGTTAGGGCCTCTGGATCCACTTTCCCATCACCGG CTGAAGAAGCAAAAGCTTCAGATGCAGATGGGGCTGTTCAATCAACACCGGAAGCAAAACCTGCTTTAGGTAGGAAAACTACTCGAAGGGTTGCGAGGAAGGTGGTAAAGAAAGTTCCGGCTTCTTCTAGAACTACTCCGGATAAGACACCTAGATCAGAAGATGCTGGAATGGCAGTGCCTGAAGATACTGTCCAAGAGAAGGTTGCGGAGGACTCAAAGGAAGATCCTGTCAAAGAGAAAGAAGCAGCAGAATCAAAGAAATGTGTCAAGAAGGGAGATGCAGAAGACTCGAAGGAAGATCATGTGAAGGTTGAAGATGCACAGGAATCAAAGAAATCTATCAAGGAGGAAGAGACGGAGAACTCAAAGGAAGTTCATGACAAGGAGGAAGATGCAGAGGACTCAAAGGAAGATCCTGTCAAGGAGGAAGGTCTACAGGACCTAAAGGAAGATGCTGCGAAGGAGAAAGATACAGAGGACTTGAAGGAAGATATTGTCAAGGATGAAGATGCTGAGGTCTCAAAGGAAGATCCTGTCAAGGAGAAAGGTCTACAGGACCTAAAGGAAGATGCTACAATGGAGAAAGATGCACAGGACTTAAAGGAAGATATTGTCAAGGAGGAAGATATAGTGGAGTCAAAAGAAGAGGCTATAAAGGAGAAAAATGTAGAGGAGTCAAAGGAAGATGTTGTAATGGGGGAAGATGCAGAGTCAGAGGAATATCCCGCAAAGGAGGAAGATGCAGAGGGTTCAAAGGAAGATGCTGTGATGGAGAAAAATGTAGAGGAGTCGAAGGAAGATCTTGTCAAGGAGGAAGATGCTGTGATGGAGAAAGATGCAGAGGAGTCGAAGGAAGATCTTGTCAAGGAGGAAGATGCAGAGTACTCAAAGGAATATCCTGAGAAGGAGGACGATGCAGAGGGTTCAAAGGAAGATGCCATGAAAGAGAAAGATGCAGAGGACTTAAAGGAAAGTCCTGtcatggaggaagatgaagaggaCTCAAAGGAAGATCCTGTCAAGGAGGAAGATGCAGAGGAGTCAAAGGAAGGTCCTGTTAAGGAGAAAGATGCAGAGGACTTAAATGATGCAGGACCAACGCTCATGTATGAGATGGATCCTGAGGAAATGGAAGAATCTTCATATAATTTAGTGGGCACAGTTCAAGATGCTGGTGATTCTGTGATGGAAGATCAAAATGGAAACAAGGAGGAACAGACAGGTGATATACAGGAGGAACCAGCTAAAAATACTTTAATGTCTCTAGATGAAGTAAATGTTGGCAGTGATATGAGATCGTTAGAGGAAATTTGCCACGATGTGGGAACTTCAGAAAATCAGGGATCTACTACTACATATGTCCAATCTCAAGATCTGATTATTGGCAATATGAAATCTTCAGATAAGCAGGAACATGTTTCTACAGAACTGAAAATTCAGGAGGGTGAAGGATCTAATAAAGCAAAAGAAGGATCGGAGTTGATGGGAGGAAAGGACAATAATTCAACTCCTACTGGCGATAATATAAATGCAAACTGTGCAGAAGATAGAATGGAGGAAGATACCGACAAGAAGATGAAGGGAAAGGATATTTCTGTTGACGAAGCTGGTGAAGATAAAATAGAGGCTTTTGCTGATCAAGAGAATGGTGAAGAGTTTGTGGAAGATGGTGTACCCGAGCATTGTGAGGAAGCTGAGACACTGGATGATGAGCGTGCTCAACTGGCTGCCCATGCAAAGGAACGAATGAAGAGGAAAGAGCTGGAAGTATTTGTTGGTGGGTTAGACCGTGATGCTGTGGAGGAGGATCTAAAAAGGGTGTTCCAGCATGTTGGAGAGGTAATTGATGTGCGAATGCACAGAGAGGTGTCAACGAACAAGAATAAGGGATACGCATTCGTGAAGTTTGCAACTAAGGAGCAAGCAAGCCGTGCTTTGTCTGAAATGAGAAACCCAGTT ATACGGGGAAAGCGATGTGGCACTGCTCCAAGTGAGGACAATGACACCTTATTCTTAGGAAATATTTGCAATACATGGACAAAGGAAGCC GTAAGGCAAAAGCTGAAAGATTATGGTGTAGAAGGTGTTCAAAGCATTAACCTGGTGGCCGATCCGAAACATGAAGGTTTGAGTCGTGGTTTTGCATTTCTCGAGTTCCCTTGTCACACTGATGCCATGACAGCATACAAAATACTTCAAAGACCTGATGTTGTTTTTGGTCACTCTGAGAGGACTGCCAAAGTAGCTTTTGCTGAACCGTTACGTGATCCAGATCCAGAGGTAATGGCTCAAGTGAAGTCAGTATTTATCGATGGACTCCCTCCTTATTGGGATGAAGATCGCGCCCGTGAGAAATTTAAATGTTTTGGGGATATTTCAAGAATTACGCTAGCCAGGAATATGTCAACGGCAAAGCGGAAGGATTTTGGATTTGTTGATTTCAGCACACATGAAGCTGCTGTTGCTTGTGTTGCGGGCATAAATAACACAGAGCTGGGTGATGGCAATTTGAAG GCAAAAGTGCGAGCAAGACTTTCAAATCCTCAACCAAAAACTCAGGCTGTAAAAGGTGGATTGTCTGGAGGATTCCGAATTAGCCGTGGTTCCATGG GAAGGGGCTTTCCCCGAGGAGGGCATACTTTTGGTAGAGCTAATTTTCCGCGCGGTAGGGGCTTTCACCCGCGTGTACCTGGTCATGGCGGTAGAATGGGCTTTGCTGAACATCAATTTGGTAGCCCTTATCCTCCTATCCGTGGAAGGTCAAACTTTGGACGGG GTGGGAGGTGGAATTTCAGTGGTGCTCAGCCAGTATCTGTTGATGGTCCAATGTTTCTTGATAGAATGAGGCACGGAGATAGAGGGCAGGCAGATGATGCCTTCTTTAGGAGACAACAATTTCCTGTTGAAGGACTTAACAGGCCATTCATGGGTAGGCACTTTGAGGACCGTTACTATCATGATAACACTGACCATGGGTTGAAGAGGCCCTTTCCTATGACA GACCCGGATCCGGATTACTCGGGGCCGAGCAGACGTCCTCGGTTTGATCATTCAGAGTCTGCAAATTCTCTTCACGGGGATCGTTATAGAG ATAATTTTCCTCCCGGTGGCGATCATTACACACGTGATTATTACGGCTCTGAT TGTGGGAGAGGCCCGTATCCATCTTTCAATGGAGGTGATCGTCCATTTGGGCGTGGTTATGGACGTGGTTATTATTAG
- the LOC104094723 gene encoding BURP domain-containing protein 6-like codes for MKLQLLYSLTIFLLAFVACICYAAISPEVYWKVKLPNTPIPKVIKDLLPQAEDEVYTKEKVYYGLHQHGAWIFHDATEDEIREIKKQSPNRDELQHVNEGSNNAKSHFQDNLLYKPYFLEKDLEKGRVINFPSLKNKNEAPFLPRQLVESIPFSSKKLPEILNHFSIDSSSKDAKTIEETVKVCEEPAMKGERRKCATSLESMVDFSLSMLGTNNIHVFTTEVQGENQMLQKYTIEEVQQLADGVNMICHKLNYAYAVHFCHGGGITKTFMVSMIGADGTKVKAVSICHKDTSLWNPKGLPFVVLKAKPGTTGICHFLQDDQIVFSPF; via the exons ATGAAGTTGCAGCTACTCTACTCGCTCACCATTTTTCTG CTTGCTTTTGTAGCATGTATATGTTATGCAGCTATATCTCCGGAGGTTTACTGGAAAGTAAAATTGCCCAACACTCCAATTCCCAAAGTTATCAAAGATTTGCTTCCTCAAGCAG AGGATGAGGTTTACACTAAAGAAAAAGTTTACTATGGTTTACACCAGCATGGAGCCTGGATTTTTCATGATGCTACCGAGGATGAGATACGTGAGATCAAAAAGCAAAGCCCAAACAGGGATGAGCTCCAACATGTAAATGAAGGAAGCAATAATGCCAAGAGTCATTTTCAAGATAATTTGCTTTACAAACCTTACTTCTTAGAAAAGGACTTGGAGAAAGGAAGAGTCATCAACTTTCCCTctctcaaaaataaaaatgaagcaCCCTTTTTGCCTCGCCAATTAGTGGAATCGATTCCCTTCTCGTCGAAAAAACTCCCAGAAATTTTAAACCATTTCTCAATAGATAGTAGCTCAAAGGATGCTAAAACAATAGAAGAAACAGTCAAAGTTTGTGAAGAGCCAGCGATGAAAGGAGAGAGGAGAAAGTGTGCAACTTCTTTGGAATCTATGGTAGATTTCAGCCTATCCATGCTTGGCACAAACAATATTCATGTATTTACAACAGAAGTACAAGGGGAAAATCAAATGTTGCAGAAATACACCATTGAAGAAGTTCAACAGTTAGCTGATGGGGTTAACATGATATGCCACAAACTTAATTATGCATATGCAGTGCACTTTTGTCATGGTGGAGGAATTACCAAGACATTTATGGTATCTATGATTGGTGCTGATGGAACAAAGGTCAAAGCAGTATCAATATGCCACAAAGATACATCTCTTTGGAACCCAAAAGGATTGCCTTTTGTAGTGCTTAAGGCTAAGCCTGGAACTACCGGTATTTGTCATTTCCTTCAAGATGATCAAATTGTTTTTTCTCCCTTCTAA
- the LOC104094724 gene encoding uncharacterized protein isoform X1, whose product MRTRSAEKKSAGKQQIAAEPAAEPAAATKRTPPSRARQVRASGSTFPSPAEEAKASDADGAVQSTPEAKPALGRKTTRRVARKVVKKVPASSRTTPDKTPRSEDAGMAVPEDTVQEKVAEDSKEDPVKEKEAAESKKCVKKGDAEDSKEDHVKVEDAQESKKSIKEEETENSKEVHDKEEDAEDSKEDPVKEEGLQDLKEDAAKEKDTEDLKEDIVKDEDAEVSKEDPVKEKGLQDLKEDATMEKDAQDLKEDIVKEEDIVESKEEAIKEKNVEESKEDVVMGEDAESEEYPAKEEDAEGSKEDAVMEKNVEESKEDLVKEEDAVMEKDAEESKEDLVKEEDAEYSKEYPEKEDDAEGSKEDAMKEKDAEDLKESPVMEEDEEDSKEDPVKEEDAEESKEGPVKEKDAEDLNDAGPTLMYEMDPEEMEESSYNLVGTVQDAGDSVMEDQNGNKEEQTGDIQEEPAKNTLMSLDEVNVGSDMRSLEEICHDVGTSENQGSTTTYVQSQDLIIGNMKSSDKQEHVSTELKIQEGEGSNKAKEGSELMGGKDNNSTPTGDNINANCAEDRMEEDTDKKMKGKDISVDEAGEDKIEAFADQENGEEFVEDGVPEHCEEAETLDDERAQLAAHAKERMKRKELEVFVGGLDRDAVEEDLKRVFQHVGEVIDVRMHREVSTNKNKGYAFVKFATKEQASRALSEMRNPVIRGKRCGTAPSEDNDTLFLGNICNTWTKEAVRQKLKDYGVEGVQSINLVADPKHEGLSRGFAFLEFPCHTDAMTAYKILQRPDVVFGHSERTAKVAFAEPLRDPDPEVMAQVKSVFIDGLPPYWDEDRAREKFKCFGDISRITLARNMSTAKRKDFGFVDFSTHEAAVACVAGINNTELGDGNLKAKVRARLSNPQPKTQAVKGGLSGGFRISRGSMGRGFPRGGHTFGRANFPRGRGFHPRVPGHGGRMGFAEHQFGSPYPPIRGRSNFGRAGGRWNFSGAQPVSVDGPMFLDRMRHGDRGQADDAFFRRQQFPVEGLNRPFMGRHFEDRYYHDNTDHGLKRPFPMTDPDPDYSGPSRRPRFDHSESANSLHGDRYRDNFPPGGDHYTRDYYGSDCGRGPYPSFNGGDRPFGRGYGRGYY is encoded by the exons ATGAGAACTCGAAGTGCCGAAAAGAAATCTGCCGGAAAACAGCAAATCGCTGCCGAGCCGGCGGCTGAGCCAGCTGCCGCGACGAAGCGTACTCCGCCCTCTAGGGCTAGGCAAGTTAGGGCCTCTGGATCCACTTTCCCATCACCGG CTGAAGAAGCAAAAGCTTCAGATGCAGATGGGGCTGTTCAATCAACACCGGAAGCAAAACCTGCTTTAGGTAGGAAAACTACTCGAAGGGTTGCGAGGAAGGTGGTAAAGAAAGTTCCGGCTTCTTCTAGAACTACTCCGGATAAGACACCTAGATCAGAAGATGCTGGAATGGCAGTGCCTGAAGATACTGTCCAAGAGAAGGTTGCGGAGGACTCAAAGGAAGATCCTGTCAAAGAGAAAGAAGCAGCAGAATCAAAGAAATGTGTCAAGAAGGGAGATGCAGAAGACTCGAAGGAAGATCATGTGAAGGTTGAAGATGCACAGGAATCAAAGAAATCTATCAAGGAGGAAGAGACGGAGAACTCAAAGGAAGTTCATGACAAGGAGGAAGATGCAGAGGACTCAAAGGAAGATCCTGTCAAGGAGGAAGGTCTACAGGACCTAAAGGAAGATGCTGCGAAGGAGAAAGATACAGAGGACTTGAAGGAAGATATTGTCAAGGATGAAGATGCTGAGGTCTCAAAGGAAGATCCTGTCAAGGAGAAAGGTCTACAGGACCTAAAGGAAGATGCTACAATGGAGAAAGATGCACAGGACTTAAAGGAAGATATTGTCAAGGAGGAAGATATAGTGGAGTCAAAAGAAGAGGCTATAAAGGAGAAAAATGTAGAGGAGTCAAAGGAAGATGTTGTAATGGGGGAAGATGCAGAGTCAGAGGAATATCCCGCAAAGGAGGAAGATGCAGAGGGTTCAAAGGAAGATGCTGTGATGGAGAAAAATGTAGAGGAGTCGAAGGAAGATCTTGTCAAGGAGGAAGATGCTGTGATGGAGAAAGATGCAGAGGAGTCGAAGGAAGATCTTGTCAAGGAGGAAGATGCAGAGTACTCAAAGGAATATCCTGAGAAGGAGGACGATGCAGAGGGTTCAAAGGAAGATGCCATGAAAGAGAAAGATGCAGAGGACTTAAAGGAAAGTCCTGtcatggaggaagatgaagaggaCTCAAAGGAAGATCCTGTCAAGGAGGAAGATGCAGAGGAGTCAAAGGAAGGTCCTGTTAAGGAGAAAGATGCAGAGGACTTAAATGATGCAGGACCAACGCTCATGTATGAGATGGATCCTGAGGAAATGGAAGAATCTTCATATAATTTAGTGGGCACAGTTCAAGATGCTGGTGATTCTGTGATGGAAGATCAAAATGGAAACAAGGAGGAACAGACAGGTGATATACAGGAGGAACCAGCTAAAAATACTTTAATGTCTCTAGATGAAGTAAATGTTGGCAGTGATATGAGATCGTTAGAGGAAATTTGCCACGATGTGGGAACTTCAGAAAATCAGGGATCTACTACTACATATGTCCAATCTCAAGATCTGATTATTGGCAATATGAAATCTTCAGATAAGCAGGAACATGTTTCTACAGAACTGAAAATTCAGGAGGGTGAAGGATCTAATAAAGCAAAAGAAGGATCGGAGTTGATGGGAGGAAAGGACAATAATTCAACTCCTACTGGCGATAATATAAATGCAAACTGTGCAGAAGATAGAATGGAGGAAGATACCGACAAGAAGATGAAGGGAAAGGATATTTCTGTTGACGAAGCTGGTGAAGATAAAATAGAGGCTTTTGCTGATCAAGAGAATGGTGAAGAGTTTGTGGAAGATGGTGTACCCGAGCATTGTGAGGAAGCTGAGACACTGGATGATGAGCGTGCTCAACTGGCTGCCCATGCAAAGGAACGAATGAAGAGGAAAGAGCTGGAAGTATTTGTTGGTGGGTTAGACCGTGATGCTGTGGAGGAGGATCTAAAAAGGGTGTTCCAGCATGTTGGAGAGGTAATTGATGTGCGAATGCACAGAGAGGTGTCAACGAACAAGAATAAGGGATACGCATTCGTGAAGTTTGCAACTAAGGAGCAAGCAAGCCGTGCTTTGTCTGAAATGAGAAACCCAGTT ATACGGGGAAAGCGATGTGGCACTGCTCCAAGTGAGGACAATGACACCTTATTCTTAGGAAATATTTGCAATACATGGACAAAGGAAGCC GTAAGGCAAAAGCTGAAAGATTATGGTGTAGAAGGTGTTCAAAGCATTAACCTGGTGGCCGATCCGAAACATGAAGGTTTGAGTCGTGGTTTTGCATTTCTCGAGTTCCCTTGTCACACTGATGCCATGACAGCATACAAAATACTTCAAAGACCTGATGTTGTTTTTGGTCACTCTGAGAGGACTGCCAAAGTAGCTTTTGCTGAACCGTTACGTGATCCAGATCCAGAGGTAATGGCTCAAGTGAAGTCAGTATTTATCGATGGACTCCCTCCTTATTGGGATGAAGATCGCGCCCGTGAGAAATTTAAATGTTTTGGGGATATTTCAAGAATTACGCTAGCCAGGAATATGTCAACGGCAAAGCGGAAGGATTTTGGATTTGTTGATTTCAGCACACATGAAGCTGCTGTTGCTTGTGTTGCGGGCATAAATAACACAGAGCTGGGTGATGGCAATTTGAAG GCAAAAGTGCGAGCAAGACTTTCAAATCCTCAACCAAAAACTCAGGCTGTAAAAGGTGGATTGTCTGGAGGATTCCGAATTAGCCGTGGTTCCATGG GAAGGGGCTTTCCCCGAGGAGGGCATACTTTTGGTAGAGCTAATTTTCCGCGCGGTAGGGGCTTTCACCCGCGTGTACCTGGTCATGGCGGTAGAATGGGCTTTGCTGAACATCAATTTGGTAGCCCTTATCCTCCTATCCGTGGAAGGTCAAACTTTGGACGGG CAGGTGGGAGGTGGAATTTCAGTGGTGCTCAGCCAGTATCTGTTGATGGTCCAATGTTTCTTGATAGAATGAGGCACGGAGATAGAGGGCAGGCAGATGATGCCTTCTTTAGGAGACAACAATTTCCTGTTGAAGGACTTAACAGGCCATTCATGGGTAGGCACTTTGAGGACCGTTACTATCATGATAACACTGACCATGGGTTGAAGAGGCCCTTTCCTATGACA GACCCGGATCCGGATTACTCGGGGCCGAGCAGACGTCCTCGGTTTGATCATTCAGAGTCTGCAAATTCTCTTCACGGGGATCGTTATAGAG ATAATTTTCCTCCCGGTGGCGATCATTACACACGTGATTATTACGGCTCTGAT TGTGGGAGAGGCCCGTATCCATCTTTCAATGGAGGTGATCGTCCATTTGGGCGTGGTTATGGACGTGGTTATTATTAG